One part of the Acidobacteriota bacterium genome encodes these proteins:
- the sfsA gene encoding DNA/RNA nuclease SfsA: protein MLHRIPRPEPLIEGVLRQRYKRFLADVELAGGEVVTAHCVNTGAMEGLTAPGNRVWLSRANNPKRKLAFTWELVEADGILYGANTGFPNRLMRQLLEENRLPWLSHFTEVRPERPYGENSRVDFWLQGRRGELYLEVKNCHLLYPDRRAYFPDSVSARATSHLRELAAVLAPKVRAEVLFMCQMPGVKEVRPSDVHDPTFATTAREVKAQGVRFSALQVEHTPDEILIRRRIPVSLREYGTQRVERWRSGK, encoded by the coding sequence GTGCTGCACCGCATTCCCCGCCCCGAGCCCCTGATCGAAGGAGTCCTGCGCCAGCGCTACAAACGCTTCTTGGCAGACGTGGAGCTGGCCGGCGGCGAAGTGGTGACGGCCCACTGCGTCAACACCGGCGCCATGGAAGGGCTCACCGCCCCCGGCAACCGGGTCTGGCTGAGCCGCGCGAACAATCCCAAGCGCAAGCTGGCCTTCACCTGGGAGCTGGTGGAAGCGGACGGCATCCTCTACGGCGCCAACACCGGCTTTCCCAATCGCCTCATGCGGCAGCTACTGGAAGAGAATCGGCTGCCCTGGCTCTCCCACTTCACCGAGGTGCGGCCGGAGAGGCCCTACGGCGAGAATTCACGGGTAGACTTTTGGCTGCAAGGACGCCGCGGGGAGCTCTATCTGGAGGTCAAGAACTGCCACCTCCTCTACCCCGACCGCCGCGCCTACTTCCCCGACAGCGTCTCCGCCCGCGCCACCAGCCACCTGCGTGAGCTCGCCGCAGTGCTCGCCCCCAAGGTGCGCGCGGAAGTGCTCTTCATGTGCCAGATGCCCGGAGTCAAGGAAGTTCGCCCCAGCGACGTCCACGATCCCACCTTCGCCACCACCGCCCGGGAGGTCAAGGCCCAAGGCGTCCGCTTCTCCGCCCTGCAGGTCGAGCACACCCCGGACGAGATCCTCATCCGCCGCCGCATTCCGGTGAGCCTGCGGGAGTACGGCACGCAGCGGGTGGAGCGCTGGCGCTCCGGCAAGTAG
- a CDS encoding Ig-like domain-containing protein has product MTDSSSGLVWMEDGSYVVTSGLSHSVVLSRVQALRVLQELNSGAVDNLGFSDWRLPTRNEVDRLFLREGEALAGMLGTDPIALLEALISPAERSRGGAGTADERVLVWPVRGEAIEAGFDQVVIFATNSVRIKNRGAVLSGEVVVNDASAGPTLMDNYELGMDPRSAVVGDVTADSVWLKNRSTVGGDVSYNDLRNQGTVGGSLVTPLSLPVFSMLPQFFAQAAGSTPVSVPANGFTVLPAGDYGAVSVGKDGVLVLSGGTYNVASVSLDKDAHMLFAAAGEVRVEGRFASGKDAVVGPEAGSGVAAQELVLYVAGINGADGALDSTPLAAEVGHSNDVDVNFYVPNGTLRLGHSTDAVGAFLARDVLVENQAQVSLDSFFFNRPPVAGDDSATVDEGGTVDVLDSGESSVLANDSDPNGDPLTVTTVPVSGPDHGALTLGADGTFSYTHDGSETTEDSFVYEVCDDGVPQECDTATVSITVVPVNDPPVAEDDSATVRQDETVSVLDSGESSVLANDSDVDSTNLTVNTTPVSGPDHGALTLNADGTFSYTQDGSETTEDSFVYEVCDDGTPQECDTATVFIDIELPFPLTVSTFGLGSGTVTSSPAGIDCGATCTADFFDGTVVTLTATPAGTSVFSGFGGDADCADGVVTMDAAKSCTARFDASSVPVILTVSLAGDGEGTVSSSPAGIDCGTTCTAGFPNPTRVDLTATPAPGSSFVGFSGDADCADGIIRLTADVTCVATFEQQPAQLTVSKTGLGTGTVTSSPAGIDCGATCSATFPGGTGSVTLTATPDAGSVFGGFSGDADCADGVVTPDVDKSCFARFNLESVDATVTVSLTGSGSGQVFSDPSGISCPGTCSADYPVPTQVFLTAVADPGSVFIGFGGDADCEDGTLRVSSSVSCTAEFEAAPSTFTLTILFIGGGDGQVVTNPPDLFCTGDCSGDFEAGSTVGINARPSGGSFGGWGGDCSGSGFSTSVLMDADKTCTVTFTP; this is encoded by the coding sequence GTGACAGACTCGAGCTCGGGATTGGTCTGGATGGAGGACGGCTCCTACGTCGTCACCTCCGGACTCAGCCATAGCGTGGTCTTGTCGCGGGTGCAGGCGTTGAGGGTCCTGCAGGAGCTCAACTCCGGTGCGGTGGACAATCTTGGTTTCAGCGATTGGCGGCTGCCCACCCGCAACGAGGTGGATCGTCTTTTCCTGCGAGAGGGAGAGGCGCTGGCGGGCATGCTGGGCACCGATCCCATCGCTCTGCTGGAAGCGCTGATCAGTCCCGCTGAGCGGAGTCGTGGCGGCGCCGGGACTGCGGATGAGCGGGTGCTGGTGTGGCCGGTGCGCGGTGAGGCCATCGAAGCGGGCTTCGATCAGGTGGTGATCTTCGCCACCAACAGCGTCCGCATCAAGAATCGGGGGGCGGTGCTCAGCGGCGAGGTGGTGGTCAACGACGCTAGCGCCGGACCGACCCTGATGGACAACTATGAGCTCGGCATGGACCCGCGCTCCGCCGTCGTCGGCGACGTCACCGCCGACAGCGTGTGGCTGAAGAATCGCTCCACGGTGGGCGGTGATGTTTCGTACAACGACCTCAGGAACCAGGGAACGGTGGGTGGATCCCTGGTGACCCCTCTCAGCCTTCCCGTCTTCAGCATGTTGCCGCAATTCTTCGCCCAGGCCGCCGGATCGACTCCGGTGTCCGTTCCCGCCAATGGCTTTACCGTGTTGCCCGCGGGCGATTACGGTGCGGTGTCTGTAGGTAAGGATGGAGTGCTCGTGCTTTCCGGTGGCACCTACAACGTTGCGTCCGTCAGTCTCGACAAGGACGCCCATATGCTCTTCGCCGCCGCCGGTGAGGTGCGCGTCGAAGGCCGCTTCGCCAGCGGCAAGGACGCGGTGGTGGGGCCCGAGGCGGGCTCCGGCGTCGCCGCCCAGGAGCTAGTGCTCTACGTCGCCGGTATCAATGGTGCCGACGGTGCCCTCGACTCGACGCCTCTGGCCGCCGAGGTGGGCCACAGCAACGATGTGGATGTGAACTTCTATGTTCCCAACGGCACCTTGCGACTCGGCCACTCCACCGATGCCGTCGGCGCCTTCCTGGCCCGCGACGTGCTGGTGGAGAACCAAGCCCAGGTCTCTCTGGACAGCTTTTTCTTCAACCGCCCTCCCGTGGCTGGCGATGACAGCGCCACGGTGGACGAGGGCGGGACCGTGGACGTGCTGGACTCCGGCGAATCGTCGGTGCTGGCCAACGATAGCGATCCCAACGGCGATCCGCTGACGGTGACCACGGTGCCGGTGAGCGGCCCGGACCATGGCGCGCTGACCTTGGGTGCCGACGGCACCTTCAGCTACACCCACGACGGTAGCGAGACGACGGAGGACAGCTTCGTTTACGAGGTGTGCGACGACGGCGTTCCCCAGGAGTGCGACACCGCCACGGTGTCCATCACGGTGGTGCCGGTGAACGATCCGCCGGTGGCGGAGGACGACAGCGCCACCGTGCGCCAGGACGAGACGGTGAGCGTTCTCGATTCCGGCGAGTCCTCGGTGCTGGCCAACGACAGCGACGTCGACAGCACCAACTTGACGGTGAACACGACCCCGGTGAGTGGTCCCGACCACGGTGCGCTCACCCTCAATGCCGACGGCACCTTCAGCTATACCCAGGACGGTAGCGAGACGACGGAGGACAGCTTCGTCTACGAGGTGTGCGACGACGGCACGCCCCAGGAGTGCGATACGGCGACGGTGTTCATCGACATCGAGCTGCCCTTCCCGCTCACCGTTTCGACCTTCGGCCTCGGCTCCGGGACCGTCACCAGCAGCCCGGCGGGCATCGACTGTGGCGCCACCTGCACCGCCGACTTCTTCGATGGCACGGTGGTGACCCTCACCGCTACTCCCGCCGGGACCTCGGTCTTCAGCGGCTTCGGCGGCGATGCGGATTGCGCTGATGGCGTGGTCACCATGGATGCCGCCAAGAGCTGCACCGCCCGCTTCGACGCCTCCTCCGTTCCCGTCATCCTGACGGTGAGCCTGGCCGGCGACGGCGAGGGCACGGTGAGCAGCAGCCCGGCGGGCATCGACTGCGGCACCACCTGCACCGCCGGCTTCCCCAACCCGACGCGGGTCGATCTCACCGCCACTCCGGCGCCGGGTTCGTCCTTCGTCGGTTTCAGCGGGGACGCGGATTGCGCCGACGGCATCATCCGGCTCACCGCCGACGTCACCTGCGTGGCGACCTTCGAGCAGCAGCCGGCTCAGCTGACGGTGTCCAAGACCGGTCTCGGCACCGGGACCGTCACCAGCAGCCCGGCGGGTATCGACTGCGGTGCCACCTGCAGCGCTACCTTCCCCGGCGGCACCGGTTCGGTGACCCTCACCGCGACGCCGGACGCCGGTTCGGTCTTCGGCGGCTTCAGCGGCGACGCGGATTGTGCCGACGGCGTGGTGACGCCGGACGTCGACAAGAGCTGCTTCGCGCGCTTCAACCTCGAGTCGGTGGACGCCACCGTGACTGTTTCCCTCACCGGCAGCGGCAGCGGTCAGGTGTTTAGCGATCCCTCGGGCATCAGCTGTCCGGGAACCTGCTCCGCCGACTATCCGGTACCCACTCAGGTCTTCCTCACCGCGGTGGCGGATCCGGGCTCGGTCTTCATCGGCTTCGGCGGCGATGCGGACTGCGAGGACGGCACGCTGCGGGTGAGCTCCAGCGTCAGCTGCACGGCGGAGTTCGAGGCCGCTCCCTCCACCTTCACCCTCACCATCCTCTTCATCGGAGGCGGTGACGGGCAGGTGGTGACCAATCCCCCGGACCTCTTCTGCACCGGCGATTGCAGTGGTGACTTCGAGGCCGGCTCCACCGTGGGCATCAACGCCCGGCCTTCCGGCGGCTCCTTCGGTGGCTGGGGCGGTGACTGCAGTGGCAGTGGCTTCAGCACCTCGGTGTTGATGGACGCGGACAAGACCTGCACGGTGACGTTTACTCCGTGA